The genome window ATGGGTTTAGTGGTCCACCTGATTAACATTTGATTAATTTTCCAGTGAAAATGGTAAAATACACTTGGCTGTTTTATATTATAAATCCCGTGTTGAGTCATCCATGTTAAAAATCTAATTCTACTTTTGATTGTATATCTGTCATGATCTCAATATTGGTCAATAAAGCTTCAACAATCAAGAATATAATTTTATCAAATCTACTTTACATTTTGACCATAAactttattaatttatcatcccttcccttccctttagTGGAATGTGGAGTAATTgactttatattttttgtttattagtCTGTCTTGTTTATCTTGATTTGAACTTAAGTATATagtgtgtctattgatgatgatTCTCTCAAagcatatttctttctttctttgttttttttttgttcaaatggCAATAGGAAAATCTGTAACTTTATACTGTGAAGGCTACCATGCTTTGATATTTTTCTGGTGATTTTGAAGGCCATAACAAATGGGAAATTTGTGAGCGTGATATGCATAGAGTAGTAACTAACTCAACTAAGTCAAGAGTGTCAATGGCTTCTTTTGGGGCACCATCCCTCCAAGCAAGGATCACTGTCCTGCCAGAGATGCTGAAGCTGCACAATCCTTGTCTATACAGGCCGTTCACTCGGGCTCAATACAAGAAAGCTACATAAAAAAATACACAAGTTTCAAAGGCTCCTAAAAAACATAACCCTCCCAATCAAATCAGGTCCAATTCCGAAATCAATGGTGCAAGTAGCTGCGTGTAAGTCTTTGCTACTATGAATTAGACGGACTAGGTGTTAAACTTTCAGGAAATAGTtcaacaaagtcatcaaacatGAATTTGAGATCTTGCTGCAAAACGCGAACATTTACTTCGACCCGACTTGCTGAGCGCGCAAACACAAATCTCGAGAAGTTCATAGTCCTCCTCCCAGAACAACAAAGATGCCTTCTCAGGGTTCTCCAAAAGCATCTTTGAGGTCAGGTAACCAGCAATTGTCCATGTCTGGTGAAGTCGGGATTGCTTGCCTAAGAACCTCCCGCTTCTCGTATCATAATATTCAGGCCATTGATCCACTGATAGCCTCTTCTCTGCTAAAGCAACTGCCTTTTGTGCTAATTCTGGTCTGCCCATCTTCATACAAGCCAAGGTGAACTGGGatagaaaacaaatatattagatGCAGTACTGTACTACATGGCTTTCACCATGGTGCAACTGATGACacaaaataaatcattaaatcaAGAAACTTCTGAAGTTTCATAACAACTACCTGCCAAAGGAGTGTTGGCCACGATCCACCATTGTGATATGACCATGGGCTGAAAGCGACAGAATCAGTGTCAGAATTTAAGCCAATTACATATGTTCAATGACATAAGGCGACATTGAGAAGCAAAGAGGGAAACACAATACATCACAAAGAACTCCAAAAGAACCTTACGTATTCTTAGGATCACTGCCGGTGATTATACGCCATTCCTCTGATTCTAGAGCAGGATAACATATCTTAAGAGGCATATTGGCAACAAGATCATCCCATTTGGCTTCAATCAACTTTAGAATACCCTCATTCTGTTTCTGGGTACCTAGAGATGAAACAATCGACCAAAGGTTCCCAAGAGTGAAGAACCTAAAATCCATATGAGCAGGTTGTAGATTGCCAATGAGGTAGCCACCTTCTTCAGGAATCCAATCTACTAGCCACGAAGGGATTTGGTCTGGATAAATATTGAACTTGTTTATAGCTTCTGTAGAGTATTCTTCAGTCTTATAACGATAAATCTCATTGATCTTCTTCATATCCACCCAATAGTACTCTCTGATATGAAACGAGAGTGCGCTGAGCCGGTTATTAATGGCGGCTACCAAGTTCTTGGTTCCATCATTGACTATGAGCATTTCACGGGCACATCGTAAAGCCGAATAGAACAATGCCtgaaaaggggggggggggggaaggtAAGCCTAAGAAAAACCTTAAGAGGAAGATTTACGTACACAGTACACACTTTGCAACTAGTTCTAGATTTCAAAAGGGCCTTGCAATGAAGAAAGCTATGAACAAAGCCTAGCATCATATCATTAAAAAATGCAATAGTAGTATAACTGCAGTTCTCGTTCCTAATTTGTTAGAGAGCTATGAAATTAGCAATACTCAGAGTAGCAGTCCATCCAGCTTAATGccttaactctcaccatagattaaaaaaatttaaggccATATCGACCACCTTGAACATACTTGTATTTCAAGAGGGTGTCCGTGTATGCCCATCCGTCTATCAATCATGCAGGAACCATCAGTGACTAAAAGAGATGGAAACATATCGAACCCATCAGCTAAACACAAATTAAGGATGAGTCTAATGCCCGTTTGGACATCAACCCTCTCTTGTAATGCATAGTCGCCTGTGATCTTCCCATAAGCTCTCAGCAAAATAATCCACCACAATCCTGTTAACATGATAGTCACATGGTTAATAATTTGATTGGCTCATTCTGAAATGTTGAAAATTGTAACATACAGGAAAGTGGCATCATAGGGACATCCAAATATACAGAACAGGCAGAAGTTCTAGCTACCGCCAATGTCTTTTACCTGAATCAACAGGGGCAACACGGCCAATTGCAGATTCACCAAAATCAGGATCCAGTACCTCTTCAAATGCTCCATTGCTTCCATCAAGAGGCACTGTTCTAACTTTAAAACTTGCTGGCATCAACCCCTGCCCAGGACTGTAACAGTCCACAGTCTTCTCCCAACTCTAATGCATTCAAAAGATTTTCAATTAAAATGAACCCAAAATTGCCATCATTCAAATGACAAGTAAATTTTAGCAGCTTGATTTTGATTCCAGAAAATCCAGTAAAAATCCCCCGAAATATGCTAACATGAACAACAAATCATgctaaaaaatttaatttctaGGCTTTCCAGAAATATGTTAATACTTCTACAGAAGAATCAATTTCCCTGAAATCATTTCAGATTCCAATATGTAATATGAATACTCTTCACAAAATTTCCTCCATTTTCTTCTGGAGCAAGATTCTTTGCTTTGATGTTTCAATCAAAAAGAAAGATTAtgacaaaataaaatcaaaatcattgatGAAATCCTTGCATTCTTTCTTCTCTAAGGAAATGGATAACTGATTTTAATGCATAATGCTGCATAAACTATAAGCTCTTCACATTAAAGTTTCAAGTCCTCATTTATATACTGCAAATGGAAAACCTACGAGtacacacaaaatacaatatgaTTCTAAATAATTACACAGTGAACATTAAGTGTTTTAGGGAGGACCATACCTGTAACTGCAGGGTGTGAAGAAGGAAATTCCTAACGATTTCTCCATCACCATTAAGTACAAATGCAAGACCTGACGGGACAAAATCACGAATGAAGACTTGATCATAATTCAAAGGCTGATTATCCGCTGGGTCATTAGCTGCAACGGTGCCCACTGGATTTCCGCAATAACTCACAACTGCAGCTTGAAGCAATTTCCAGGCCTCCTTTTCAATCTGAGAAACCTCTCTCTCAACCACAGTAGAACTTTGATTTAGACCTTTAAAATTATCTGTATCTATACTTGACTCGTTAACCTTTAAGGTGTTACTAGACTCTATTTCTACCTCTTCTTCTTTCACTATATTATGATCTGTCTCAACTTTTTCAATCACTAGAGACTTTACATTTACATTCAATCCACCTTGCATGTAAATCCTTTCAAAACCCTTTTCATTTACATTGGACCCAACTGAGGTGGAATGATTCCTAAAATCCGAGGCAACCCTGGGGACAACTAAAATACCCCTACTACTTCTACCCCCGGTAATCATCCTAACACCCCTACTGACTCGATCAAAACTAGTTGAAAAAACCCTAGATTGACCAGAAATAGAACCGGAAACACAAAAAGCTGTCCGATCCGAACCAATCACACACCTATTCACATGACAACAGAAGAATCTGCGTATACTAGGTGTTCCAGATTGTGATTTcgaaaaattataaatgaccGAACACTTGTTAATTCCAGCAGGAGAAAATCCGAAAATCGAAGAGGTTTTTGAGCTAATCAAGACTCTGCAACAGGGTCGCATGGTGGAGATCCCAATACAAGTGCCAGTGTTCATCATTTTAGCTGCTTCGAACCTATatatcttgtgtttctatgtatGCGTAAATCTATATATACAGACTATTTTGGAATTACGAAATATACACTTAGATCAGCTACGAGAACAGAAACTAACTGAAATTAGAAAACTATAATAAGAAATTTTCGTAACTTACAGATTACAATTATGGAGAGACTTTGATCGAAACCGAAAGCGTTGATCGAGAGAGAGTGCGGATTCGTAAATAGTATAATGTTTCCCAGAGAGGGGAGAGTGATTATATAAGCGGAGAAACGGGAAAGTTCCTGGCAAGAAGAAAAATCACAATTACTTGGTTGCCCAGGCACGTTTAGAAAATGTATTTGAATGGATTTGCAATTACTGAAATAGCCTTGACTTCAAAATattctttttaatttgtttgagaTCTCACTAGCCTTTTCTTAGATAATGTATTTGAAAATTTGGGGTGACTAAATTCAGAATCACACTCTCAGatatataaaaatttaacaaactTGTATTTGTAGCCTAAGTATTACTATTCCCAAgactaaatcaatcaaaatacgagtaaaaattattttgcaaccaccaaaacaaaacaaataattaaagaaatgTTACGGATTATTGATTGTCTCATTTGGCTATTTTGTCAGCGTGAGGCATATTAATTTGAAATCCTTTTAATCTTTCCTTCTAGAGAATTTAGAATATGACTAGCCTCAACAGCAATTCTTTCCACTAGACCAATCAACTATTACATATCCTCACAAAGCAGTATCAAAATTAACTTTAATCCAAAAGGGAATTGGGGCACCCAATAAGGATCAATTGcctgaattttcttttttacgtttttgtttcAAAGAGGATCGACATGTTTGGAAGGGTAATTTAGGTAGTTTGGGAAAATCAGGGGTATCAAAAACAAGGGCATAATGGTCCGAGAGCTCAACTCGCTAACGGATAAGAAATGTCGGTGTGGCCCACAGCCCAaagcaattcaaaaaaaatgtgcGGAAATCCAAGGGAGATTGCGAGTTCCTGTCATAAGACTATTCGACGCCATAAGACTATTCGAGGGAGAatctgcttctttttcttttttctgttgcCGTCACGTGCGGGGCGGGGGACCAACCACTAGGCGGCGAATCCGTCACAGAAAAACGCGTTGGTCCAGCATCTGATAAACGACTTATGGCTTTATCATGGAGAATCGGTCCAGGCCCAACGTTTACAATAAGGCCCACGATTTTGGTCCAGAGAGGTGCCGAAAGCTTATTATATATCTGTTATAAGACCAATACACCAGAGGGCCTGATTGAAGGCCTTGATGTTACATCTATCAAGCCCAATTTCAATATTACAGCCCATACCATTGAGGGGCCTGCCTGATTGAAGGCCTTTTAGACTACTTTTTAGtgcttttgctttagttttttcttttcttttaaatgtCAATTGGTGCATAAAATCCTCTTGTTGATCACAAAGGTCAAGTGATGAAAGGATAAAATGTCCGCATAAGCTTTTCCTAATGTTGTGGAGATAATATTTCCGTTGCGTAATGAGACTTATTAACAAAACAaacttataaaaataaaaaacggtggacatcaaaattgaacaaattaaAGTGTGTTTGGTCCAAGTTTTCCCTCTGATGCCAGGAGATAAGAACAAATTATATAAACTAACGTATGGTATTACTTATAATGGAAGTACAACATGTTCACTTACTCGGTTTGTTACGGGTTGGAAACATCTTCAGCACTTATTTGGAGATAAAAAAAGATTGTGAAATAGATGGCCACCAAATACTATTACATTACTAGCTAGCTAGGCATATATGGGAGCTTTATTTCCCATGATAACCATCTGTTCTCATCATCAACATGTGGTTCTAAAATGCTTTTGGACAGACACTAATCAAAACTCGCTTTCATCAGAGAGCTTCCACGCAAGTCAACAAAATTATATGTACGTCAGTCAAAACGCAATTTGGTGCTAAAGACAAAATTACAAGTGTAATGTTTTGGCATGTGCATCTAATATAACATCTTGGTGATAGGTTGATAGCCCCTACCAAAACTATATGAATTCGGGAGATTCTGAATTCGATTTTCATTAAGAGTAATATTTTTATGATCACGCGTTtgagttttgtcccaacttaaTTACTCTGTTGTCAAGTTAGTAACTTTTGTTCTTATGAGTCTGATGACCCGAGTTTATGCACATATCTAATATATATTCAAAgtataaatttttattatatcgttttcggttaaaaaaatgTATCTAACATGTATCCATTCACTTTCAAGACTGCAATATGAAATCgagtttctttttcatttgttatgacttatgagggTCATAGTTTGTGGTTATCATTATCGATTCCTATTGGGTACCAATAAAGTCTATCTTCAAAACTATATCATCTGCACAGTGTTCAGGCCAAAAATGAGCCCAAATACATTGTAAAGCTCCTGATGATAGGCACAAACAGTCCTTTAGGGGCACTTACAATGGTTCTAATCTAATGAGGCATGGGTGAGGTTTTGATGAAGGATGGATACAAAAATGTGTACAACAATACAATTTTGTTATCCCATTTTCATTGGAAACAATATGAGGGAAGGGAACCTTGGTGACCTCTCTATTGGCTTCAACACTTGAGATCCACTTGTACCACGCTCACAactacacaaaaaaataaatattgtgtcctacctctattacatattacataaaaatcaataccattatcaatatattttgtcgactcaaccatatcaacaaaacactgtCCCAATAAAAGTTACGAAAGCAATTGCTCTAACTATTACACAGCGAGGTTGTGACGTGGGATCCAAAGTTGATGGCATCAGATGTTGTCGTGAGATTAAATCAGGACCCCACATCTTCACTGTCAGATAGGTCTCTCTCCCTGGTTCTGGTCCAGCTCCTACCCAAGGCCCAGGCCCCCACTAGAACAAAGA of Tripterygium wilfordii isolate XIE 37 chromosome 13, ASM1340144v1, whole genome shotgun sequence contains these proteins:
- the LOC120013144 gene encoding alkaline/neutral invertase A, mitochondrial: MMNTGTCIGISTMRPCCRVLISSKTSSIFGFSPAGINKCSVIYNFSKSQSGTPSIRRFFCCHVNRCVIGSDRTAFCVSGSISGQSRVFSTSFDRVSRGVRMITGGRSSRGILVVPRVASDFRNHSTSVGSNVNEKGFERIYMQGGLNVNVKSLVIEKVETDHNIVKEEEVEIESSNTLKVNESSIDTDNFKGLNQSSTVVEREVSQIEKEAWKLLQAAVVSYCGNPVGTVAANDPADNQPLNYDQVFIRDFVPSGLAFVLNGDGEIVRNFLLHTLQLQSWEKTVDCYSPGQGLMPASFKVRTVPLDGSNGAFEEVLDPDFGESAIGRVAPVDSGLWWIILLRAYGKITGDYALQERVDVQTGIRLILNLCLADGFDMFPSLLVTDGSCMIDRRMGIHGHPLEIQALFYSALRCAREMLIVNDGTKNLVAAINNRLSALSFHIREYYWVDMKKINEIYRYKTEEYSTEAINKFNIYPDQIPSWLVDWIPEEGGYLIGNLQPAHMDFRFFTLGNLWSIVSSLGTQKQNEGILKLIEAKWDDLVANMPLKICYPALESEEWRIITGSDPKNTPWSYHNGGSWPTLLWQFTLACMKMGRPELAQKAVALAEKRLSVDQWPEYYDTRSGRFLGKQSRLHQTWTIAGYLTSKMLLENPEKASLLFWEEDYELLEICVCALSKSGRSKCSRFAARSQIHV